A region of Bifidobacterium adolescentis ATCC 15703 DNA encodes the following proteins:
- the purF gene encoding amidophosphoribosyltransferase: MSAELEDIHEECGIFGVWGHSDAARLTYFGLHALQHRGQEGAGIVSNDNGHLIGHRGTGLLTQVFSDEREIKRLKGDRAIGHVRYATAGSGGTDNIQPFIFRFHDGDMALCHNGNLTNCLSLRRKLEDEGAIFHSNSDTEVLMHLIRRSTQRTFMDKLKEALNIVHGGFAYLIMTENAMIGALDPNGFRPLSLGKMKNGAYVLASETCALDVVGAELVRNIRPGEIVVVDDHGYKIVQYTNQTQLAICSMEFIYFARPDSDIYGVNVHSARKRMGARLAQESPVDADMVIGVPNSSLSAASGYAEEAGLPNEMGLIKNQYVARTFIQPTQELREQGVRMKLSAVRGVVKGKRVIVIDDSIVRGTTSKRIVQLLKEAGAAEVHMRISSPPLKYPCFYGIDISTTKELIAAKKSVEEIREYIGADSLAFLSLDGLVESIGLGADAPYGGLCVAYFNGDYPTALDDYEADFLKSLTPEDRVRLPEFALYKSKYEGNEYTTTSPQEEH; encoded by the coding sequence TTGTCAGCTGAACTCGAAGACATCCACGAGGAATGCGGTATTTTCGGCGTTTGGGGCCACTCGGACGCCGCCCGACTCACTTACTTCGGTCTGCACGCGCTGCAGCATCGTGGTCAGGAGGGTGCCGGCATTGTCTCCAACGATAACGGTCATCTCATCGGTCATCGCGGAACGGGTCTGCTGACCCAGGTATTCAGCGACGAGCGTGAAATCAAACGACTCAAAGGCGACAGGGCGATCGGCCATGTGCGCTATGCCACTGCCGGCTCCGGCGGCACCGACAACATCCAGCCGTTCATCTTCCGTTTCCATGACGGCGATATGGCGCTGTGTCATAACGGCAATCTCACGAATTGCCTGTCCCTGCGCCGCAAGCTGGAAGATGAGGGTGCGATCTTCCATTCCAATTCCGACACTGAAGTGCTGATGCACCTCATCCGCCGCTCCACGCAACGCACGTTTATGGACAAGCTCAAGGAAGCGCTGAACATCGTGCATGGCGGTTTCGCCTATCTGATTATGACCGAGAACGCCATGATCGGCGCACTCGATCCGAACGGTTTCCGTCCGCTCTCCCTTGGCAAGATGAAGAACGGCGCGTATGTGCTCGCTTCCGAAACCTGCGCGCTCGACGTCGTCGGCGCTGAATTGGTACGTAACATCCGTCCGGGTGAGATCGTGGTGGTGGACGACCACGGCTATAAGATCGTGCAGTACACGAATCAGACGCAGCTGGCCATCTGCTCGATGGAATTCATCTACTTCGCCCGCCCGGATTCCGATATCTACGGCGTGAACGTGCATTCCGCCCGCAAGCGTATGGGCGCACGTCTGGCGCAGGAGTCGCCGGTCGACGCCGATATGGTGATCGGCGTGCCGAATTCCTCATTGTCCGCAGCCTCCGGCTATGCGGAAGAGGCCGGCCTGCCCAACGAAATGGGTCTGATCAAGAACCAGTATGTGGCGCGAACCTTCATCCAGCCGACGCAGGAACTGCGCGAGCAGGGCGTGCGCATGAAGCTGTCCGCCGTTCGTGGCGTGGTCAAGGGCAAGCGTGTGATCGTCATCGACGATTCCATCGTGCGTGGCACCACGTCCAAGCGCATCGTGCAGCTGCTCAAGGAGGCCGGCGCGGCCGAAGTGCATATGCGTATCAGCTCGCCGCCGCTGAAATACCCGTGCTTCTACGGCATCGATATCTCCACCACCAAAGAGCTCATCGCCGCGAAGAAGTCCGTTGAGGAGATCCGCGAATACATCGGCGCCGATTCCCTGGCGTTCCTTTCCCTCGACGGTTTGGTCGAATCCATCGGTCTGGGTGCGGACGCACCGTATGGCGGCCTGTGCGTGGCCTACTTCAATGGCGATTACCCGACCGCGTTGGACGATTACGAAGCCGACTTCCTGAAGTCGCTCACTCCGGAGGATCGTGTCCGACTACCCGAATTCGCCCTGTACAAGAGCAAGTACGAAGGCAACGAGTACACCACCACTTCACCCCAAGAAGAACACTGA
- a CDS encoding LTA synthase family protein — MAKKAGKEFPGWLYGVLFVLFDAVGVAALQIGVSESATRVQLSNNMWLTGWGFVGKMFTSANFVAVLNLILWGVLYVILLMLTNRFWVATPVFLAVTFIIAVIEHFKVSIRYEAILPSDLNFLKADAGNLMSFMPSGAQWTILIAVAAFAAFVALFVFLNRLDARHGRLFRGSDKRSRSVNAIARLLLILLPGLFFTLYSMQVSTVGSWAKGFATVMGDKPSMWDSVYDAQRNGPLVAFTRQLNPKVMVKPDDYSEETMKQVAARYEKAAKKINAKRSANMTDSTVIYVLSESFSDPSRVPGLKVNKDSIPNIRKIKQNTTSGLMLSSGYGGGTANLEYMGLSGLSMANFDSSLTSPYQQLVPSEHWTPTINQMWGASKNSIGLHPYESSMYSRATNYKKFGFSHFYTLTGPDVISHQDKIDDSPYVSDEATYQSTLEEVRKTKSNQFLQVITMQNHMPYHDWYKHNDFKASSTTGKPLKDDEKESIETYQKGASLTDGATAGFLSELDKLDKPVTVVFYGDHLPGIYSSASADDGNSLALHQTDYFIWSNKASGTQGNKIDNAEYSSPNFFVAQAAEHMDAKVSPYLAFLTEMHSKISAMEPPVVNNIQGWDRIPEGQNIYLDSKGEPMAEDDFDAETRQLLADYRLIQYDITTGKNYLKNTSFMTLP, encoded by the coding sequence ATGGCCAAGAAAGCGGGCAAGGAGTTCCCCGGCTGGCTCTACGGCGTGCTATTCGTGCTGTTCGATGCGGTGGGCGTTGCCGCCCTGCAGATCGGTGTCAGCGAATCCGCCACTCGAGTCCAACTATCGAACAACATGTGGCTCACCGGTTGGGGATTCGTCGGCAAGATGTTCACCAGCGCCAATTTCGTGGCGGTGCTGAACCTCATCCTATGGGGCGTCCTGTATGTCATTCTGCTGATGCTCACCAATCGTTTCTGGGTGGCCACGCCGGTTTTTCTGGCAGTCACGTTCATCATCGCCGTGATTGAGCATTTCAAGGTTTCAATACGATACGAGGCGATTCTGCCAAGTGATTTGAACTTTCTGAAGGCCGACGCCGGCAATCTGATGAGTTTCATGCCGTCCGGCGCGCAATGGACCATTCTGATCGCGGTGGCGGCGTTTGCCGCGTTCGTGGCGCTGTTCGTCTTCCTGAACCGCCTCGACGCGCGTCACGGCAGACTGTTTCGCGGCTCCGATAAGCGATCCCGCTCCGTGAACGCGATCGCAAGACTGCTGCTGATCCTGCTTCCAGGCCTGTTCTTCACGCTGTATTCGATGCAGGTGAGCACCGTCGGCTCGTGGGCCAAAGGCTTCGCCACCGTCATGGGGGACAAGCCCTCCATGTGGGACTCCGTATACGACGCCCAGCGCAACGGGCCGCTGGTGGCGTTCACCCGTCAGCTCAACCCGAAAGTCATGGTCAAGCCGGACGACTATTCCGAAGAGACCATGAAGCAGGTCGCGGCCCGCTATGAGAAGGCCGCGAAGAAGATCAACGCGAAACGTTCCGCGAACATGACCGACAGCACCGTCATCTACGTGCTGTCCGAATCCTTCTCCGACCCGTCCCGCGTGCCGGGACTCAAAGTCAACAAGGATTCCATACCGAACATCCGCAAGATTAAGCAGAATACCACGTCCGGCCTGATGCTGTCCTCCGGATACGGCGGCGGCACCGCCAATCTGGAATACATGGGACTGTCCGGCCTGAGCATGGCGAATTTCGATTCCTCCCTGACCAGCCCATACCAGCAGCTGGTGCCGAGCGAGCATTGGACGCCGACCATCAACCAGATGTGGGGCGCGTCCAAGAACTCCATCGGACTGCACCCGTACGAGTCGTCCATGTATTCGCGCGCCACCAACTACAAGAAGTTCGGCTTCTCGCATTTCTACACGCTGACCGGGCCGGACGTCATCTCGCATCAGGACAAGATCGACGATTCGCCGTACGTCTCCGACGAGGCCACCTACCAAAGCACGCTGGAGGAAGTCAGGAAAACCAAGTCGAACCAGTTCCTGCAGGTCATCACCATGCAGAACCACATGCCCTACCATGACTGGTACAAGCACAACGACTTCAAAGCCTCCTCCACCACGGGAAAGCCGTTGAAGGACGACGAGAAGGAATCCATCGAAACCTACCAAAAGGGCGCGTCCCTGACGGATGGGGCGACCGCCGGATTCCTCAGCGAACTCGACAAGCTCGACAAGCCGGTCACCGTGGTCTTCTACGGCGACCATCTGCCGGGCATCTACTCGTCGGCTTCCGCTGATGACGGCAACTCGCTGGCGTTACATCAGACGGACTACTTCATCTGGTCCAACAAAGCCTCCGGCACGCAAGGCAACAAGATCGACAACGCCGAATACTCGTCGCCGAACTTCTTCGTGGCCCAGGCGGCCGAGCACATGGATGCCAAAGTTTCCCCATACCTGGCGTTCCTCACCGAAATGCATTCCAAGATCTCCGCCATGGAACCGCCGGTCGTGAACAACATCCAAGGCTGGGACCGCATCCCCGAAGGACAGAACATCTATCTGGACTCCAAGGGCGAGCCCATGGCCGAAGACGATTTCGACGCCGAAACCAGACAGCTGCTGGCCGATTACCGGCTCATCCAATACGACATCACCACGGGGAAGAATTATCTGAAAAACACCTCGTTCATGACCCTGCCGTAA
- the purD gene encoding phosphoribosylamine--glycine ligase, translating into MKVLVIGSGAREHAIAHALMRGDSVSEVTVAPGNPGMELDGIRTTQLNPSNHAALIDFVKNNGYDWVFVGPEVPLIEGIVDDFAAAGIKAFGPNKAAAQIEGSKDFAKQLMERHDIPTAKYQTFDDLERSTAYVREHGAPIVIKADGLAAGKGVTVAMDEETAIAALEDIFVDHRFGNAGAKVVIEDFLEGQEFSLMSFVNGTDFWPMPISQDHKRAYDGDKGPNTGGMGAYSPVPQIGQDVIDTAIETIVKPTVQAMADEGTPFTGILYAGLIATADGPKVIEFNARFGDPETEVVLPKLTSDLGAGINAILNDETPEFTWDEDNATLGVVLASDGYPTNVVKGAAIPEIKVDDDSHVYYAGVTRGEHGLVANSGRVLFVETSAADIKTAQDKVYGIIDKLDTTGMFYRHDIGFKALNA; encoded by the coding sequence ATGAAGGTTCTGGTCATTGGTTCCGGTGCGCGTGAACACGCCATCGCCCACGCGCTCATGCGTGGCGACAGCGTCAGCGAGGTCACTGTGGCTCCAGGCAATCCGGGCATGGAACTTGACGGCATCCGCACCACGCAGCTCAACCCGTCCAATCATGCGGCGCTCATCGATTTCGTGAAGAACAATGGTTACGATTGGGTGTTCGTCGGACCGGAAGTGCCGCTTATCGAAGGCATCGTCGACGATTTCGCGGCCGCCGGCATCAAGGCGTTCGGCCCGAACAAGGCCGCCGCGCAGATCGAGGGTTCCAAGGACTTCGCCAAGCAGCTTATGGAACGTCACGACATTCCGACCGCGAAGTACCAGACGTTCGACGATTTGGAGCGTTCCACCGCTTATGTGCGCGAGCATGGCGCGCCGATCGTCATCAAGGCCGATGGCCTGGCCGCAGGCAAGGGCGTGACCGTGGCGATGGATGAGGAGACCGCCATCGCCGCTTTGGAGGACATTTTCGTGGACCACCGCTTCGGCAACGCCGGCGCGAAGGTGGTTATCGAGGATTTCCTTGAGGGTCAGGAATTCTCTCTGATGAGCTTTGTGAACGGCACCGATTTCTGGCCGATGCCGATTTCGCAGGATCATAAGCGTGCCTACGATGGCGACAAGGGGCCGAACACCGGCGGCATGGGCGCTTACAGCCCGGTTCCGCAGATCGGTCAGGATGTGATCGACACCGCCATCGAAACCATCGTCAAGCCGACCGTTCAGGCCATGGCCGACGAGGGCACGCCGTTCACCGGCATTCTGTACGCCGGCCTCATCGCCACCGCCGACGGACCGAAGGTCATTGAATTCAACGCGCGTTTCGGCGATCCAGAGACCGAAGTGGTGCTGCCGAAGCTCACGTCCGATCTCGGTGCCGGCATCAACGCCATTCTGAACGATGAGACCCCGGAATTCACTTGGGATGAGGACAATGCCACTCTCGGCGTGGTGCTCGCTTCCGACGGCTATCCGACCAATGTGGTCAAGGGTGCCGCGATTCCTGAGATCAAGGTCGACGACGATTCCCACGTCTACTATGCCGGCGTGACGCGTGGCGAGCATGGCCTGGTGGCGAATTCCGGCCGCGTGCTTTTCGTGGAGACCTCCGCGGCCGATATCAAAACCGCGCAGGACAAGGTCTACGGCATCATCGACAAGCTTGACACGACGGGAATGTTCTACCGTCACGACATCGGTTTCAAGGCGTTGAACGCATGA
- a CDS encoding DNA methylase, giving the protein MAGRIYVAIDLKSFYASSECVEHGFPPLSTHLVVADQERTDKTICLAISPSLKAYGLPGRARLFEVKAKLKEINAVRRAAAPGGVLTGKSYDAKALAANPNLAADVFIAKPRMSHYLAMSAKIYGIYLKYVSAEDIHVYSVDEVFMDVTGYLRAYGKGVEEMTRDIIRDIHTQTGITATAGIGTNMYLAKVAMDIVAKHIQAGEDGIRIARLDEMSYRKLLWNHRPLTDFWRVGRGYARKLEAHGLATMGDIARCSIGRADEYYNEDLLYKMFGVNAELLIDHAWGWEPCTIADIKAYKPAGHSLSSGQVLTGPVGFDAARLIVREMADTLSLDLVAKGVKAGRVGLMVGYDTASLDPKRLGKDVSADLKAIAEHAAATYDGPVSIDRYGRRVPKPATGSIALPEPTSATSRICDAVDKLFLSIVDRRLLVRRVNVVAADVLTDEQLEERRQAAASEYTQPDLFATMEAPVDSASADAAECEAMRSAADGGSKDSPQGDAELHMQQTLLDIKRKFGRNSIIKAMDMFDDATGQQRNKQIGGHAA; this is encoded by the coding sequence ATGGCCGGACGGATATACGTGGCAATCGACCTCAAATCCTTCTATGCGTCCTCGGAATGCGTGGAACATGGATTCCCTCCGCTATCCACACACTTGGTGGTGGCGGACCAGGAGAGGACCGACAAAACCATCTGCCTTGCGATCTCGCCGTCGTTGAAGGCATACGGTCTGCCCGGACGCGCCCGCCTATTCGAAGTCAAAGCGAAACTGAAGGAAATCAACGCGGTCCGTCGCGCCGCGGCTCCAGGCGGTGTGCTGACGGGGAAATCGTATGATGCGAAGGCGCTCGCGGCCAATCCGAATCTGGCCGCTGACGTGTTCATCGCCAAACCGCGCATGTCTCATTACTTGGCGATGAGTGCGAAAATCTACGGTATTTATCTGAAATACGTTTCGGCTGAGGATATCCACGTCTATTCGGTGGACGAGGTGTTCATGGACGTCACCGGCTATCTGCGCGCCTATGGCAAAGGGGTGGAGGAGATGACCCGTGACATCATCCGTGATATCCACACCCAGACCGGCATCACCGCCACCGCGGGCATCGGCACGAACATGTATCTGGCCAAAGTGGCTATGGATATCGTGGCCAAACACATCCAGGCGGGGGAGGACGGCATTCGCATCGCCCGGCTTGACGAGATGTCGTACCGGAAATTGTTGTGGAATCACCGGCCGCTTACCGATTTCTGGCGTGTGGGGCGTGGGTATGCAAGGAAGCTCGAAGCGCACGGACTGGCGACCATGGGGGATATCGCGCGCTGCTCCATCGGGCGTGCCGACGAATACTACAACGAAGATCTACTGTACAAGATGTTCGGTGTGAACGCCGAACTGCTCATCGACCATGCGTGGGGTTGGGAACCGTGCACCATCGCGGACATCAAAGCGTACAAGCCGGCGGGGCACAGCTTGAGTTCCGGACAAGTGCTGACGGGACCGGTGGGTTTTGATGCCGCCCGGCTTATCGTGCGTGAAATGGCGGATACGCTGTCTCTGGATTTGGTGGCGAAGGGCGTGAAAGCCGGCAGAGTGGGATTGATGGTCGGCTACGACACGGCAAGTCTTGATCCGAAACGGCTTGGCAAGGATGTTTCCGCTGATTTGAAGGCGATTGCCGAACATGCCGCGGCAACATACGACGGCCCTGTTTCGATCGACAGGTATGGCCGCCGCGTACCCAAGCCGGCCACCGGGTCGATCGCATTGCCGGAGCCGACGTCGGCTACGTCGCGTATTTGCGACGCGGTCGATAAGCTTTTCCTTTCGATTGTCGACAGGCGTTTGCTGGTCCGTCGGGTGAATGTGGTCGCCGCCGATGTACTGACCGACGAGCAACTTGAGGAACGGCGGCAGGCGGCCGCGTCCGAATATACGCAGCCTGATTTGTTCGCCACGATGGAAGCGCCGGTGGATTCCGCTTCCGCTGATGCGGCCGAATGCGAGGCTATGCGTTCCGCCGCCGATGGTGGTTCCAAGGATTCGCCGCAAGGGGACGCCGAACTGCATATGCAGCAAACGCTTCTGGACATCAAACGCAAATTCGGCAGAAATTCCATCATCAAGGCCATGGATATGTTCGATGACGCCACAGGCCAGCAGCGCAACAAGCAGATAGGAGGTCATGCGGCATGA
- the purM gene encoding phosphoribosylformylglycinamidine cyclo-ligase has product MPKAYEEAGVSVEAGYEVVKRIKSHVARTNRPGVVGGIGGFGGLFDLASLGYKEPVLISGTDGVGTKLVVAKMAGKHSTIGIDCVAMCVNDIAAQGAEPLFFLDYIACGKNDPALLEQVVSGVADGCVQADCGLIGGETAEMPGMYDEDEYDLAGFAVGVAEKSAIVDGSSIVEGDVLIGLPSTGVHSNGFSLVRKALFEQAGYTVDTQLDELGGEKLGDVLLTPTKIYVKTLSPLFKAGVVKGVAHITGGGFIENIPRMIPDGLAAHINLGSWPVLPIFDVLEKAGEIDHMEMFNIFNMGIGMVLAVSAEDADKTMELLKSNGEAGYVLGNIVKKTGEDVELQ; this is encoded by the coding sequence ATGCCAAAAGCATATGAAGAAGCCGGCGTAAGCGTCGAAGCCGGTTACGAAGTCGTCAAGCGCATCAAGTCGCATGTGGCGCGCACCAATCGTCCGGGCGTGGTCGGCGGCATCGGCGGATTCGGCGGCCTGTTCGATCTCGCCTCCCTGGGTTACAAGGAGCCGGTGCTGATTTCCGGCACCGACGGCGTGGGCACCAAGCTGGTCGTCGCCAAGATGGCGGGCAAACACAGCACCATCGGCATCGACTGCGTGGCCATGTGCGTCAACGATATCGCGGCCCAGGGCGCGGAACCGCTGTTCTTCCTGGATTACATCGCCTGCGGCAAGAACGATCCTGCCCTGCTTGAGCAGGTCGTATCCGGTGTGGCCGACGGCTGCGTGCAGGCCGATTGCGGCCTGATCGGCGGCGAGACCGCCGAGATGCCGGGCATGTACGACGAGGACGAGTACGATTTGGCCGGTTTCGCCGTGGGCGTGGCCGAGAAGTCCGCCATAGTCGATGGTTCCTCGATTGTCGAAGGCGACGTGCTGATCGGCCTTCCCTCCACCGGCGTGCATTCCAATGGCTTCTCCCTGGTGCGCAAGGCCCTGTTCGAACAGGCCGGATACACCGTCGACACCCAGCTGGATGAGCTCGGCGGTGAGAAGCTCGGCGACGTGCTGCTCACCCCCACCAAGATCTATGTCAAGACGCTGTCCCCGCTGTTCAAGGCCGGCGTGGTCAAGGGCGTCGCGCACATCACCGGCGGTGGCTTCATCGAGAACATCCCGCGTATGATCCCCGATGGTCTCGCGGCGCATATCAACCTCGGCTCTTGGCCGGTTCTGCCGATCTTCGACGTGCTGGAGAAGGCCGGCGAAATCGACCATATGGAAATGTTCAACATCTTCAACATGGGTATCGGCATGGTGCTGGCGGTCAGCGCCGAAGATGCCGATAAGACCATGGAACTGCTGAAGTCCAATGGCGAGGCCGGCTATGTGCTGGGCAATATCGTCAAGAAGACCGGCGAGGACGTCGAACTGCAGTAA